TTTGACCAGCTTCTCCATTTGAGCTTCGACCAGACTAGGTAGCTTCTTGCTCTATCCGAGCTTCGACTAGAGCAGGTTCCTTTTGGCTTTTTCGACGAGGTAGGCAGGTACGGTACCTTCTTGCTCTGCTTGAGCTTCGACCAGACCAAGTGCCTTATTGCTCTGCCCGAGCTTCGACCAGAGTAGTTACCTTCTTGCTTTGACTGAACTTCAACCATATCAGGTAACTTCCCTCCGTCAAACTGTAATATGAAAACTTAGCTGGGCTAATACATGATGATCCTAATGTGAAAATTTAGCCGGGCTAAAACATTGATTGCTGTGCTTGATTTGATGTGCCAATGGAGATTGGAACTAGAGGATatgccaaaaagaaaaggtttgaAACGAAAGCAATTTACAGTATGACTAAAGCAACTATTAGATTGCAAGAAATTTATTAGGAAAATCTAGACGTAGtgaagaaaaggctttgcatAATAGACCTCgataatgatgatgaagacGTATGGGCCGGTacaaagagaaagggaaaagaaacaACTGAAATTGGTAGTTTGTTTAATAAGAGAAGTTTGAACATTCAAAGTAAAGCAAAAGCGGCCAACAATTAATTAGATGATGAAGAAATATTTGAGAGGGGATGTGTGCATGCCAATTGCCCGTTTTTTCTATACAAGTGCAATTCCATTTAATTGTGTGAAGAATCCCAAGTTTGAGAAGATGTGTCATTTGATTGAAAGTATGGCATTGGATTGAAATCGCCATCTTATCACGAGATTAGAGATAAACATTTGAGAAAAGATGTTGATAATACTATGTTATTGCTTGAGGAGCATAAAACCATGTGGAGAAAGTTAGGGTGTTCCATAATGTCAGATGGATGGGACTGATAAGAAGAAGAGGTTCGTATGCAATTTCTTAGTGAATAGACCCAAGCGAACAATTTTTTTGACTTCCATTGACACATCATACATCTCCAAGACAACAGATAAAATATTTGAGATGATAGATGATATAGTGGAGGAAGTTGGGGGAGAGAATGTTGTTTAAATTGTCACGGATAATGCTGCCAATTACAAGATGGCAAGTGATATGTTAATGGAGAAATGTAAGAAGTTATTTTGGACTCTTTGTGTAACTCGTTGCATAGATCTTATGTTGGAggatttggagaagaagactaagGTACATGAGATGACGATAGTGAAGGGTAGGAAGATCACAATTACTTGAGAGCAATCCTCATGTTGAAGCATTTTACCAAGGGTAAAGATTTGATTAGATGACTCGCTTTGCTACTGCTTATCTGACTTTGGAACGCCTCTTTGACAATAGAAACGCTTTTAAGGACTATGTTTGCATCCAAGAAATGGAAAATTGAGTCAATTTGCGAAATTAGAAGGGGGAAAGCATAAGGAACGTGCTCTTATGGATAAcaaattttggaataatattAATACATGTTTGAAGTTTGTATATCCTCTCGTTAAGGTGCTCTGCATGGTGGATTCAGATGAAAAGCCTGCGATGAGCTTTATTTATAACGAGATGGAGAAAGCTAAGTAGAAAATCAAAGCAAACTTCAAAGATGATCGGAAgaggtaaaattatttataaactGCTATATGCTTAGTCTTTACTTACTTATTTAtcattatatttgaaatttgtgaGTATCTAATAATGGCTTGTTTCATACTTTTAACTATGATCCTATTTGGAAGGTTATTTATGAGAGATGAGAGGTTCAACTTTATAGGCGTCTGCATGCCGCTGCTTATTATCTAAATCCCCAGTTGCATATCTCTTCTGAATTTAGAGCTGATAGGGAAGTTATGCGTATATTATATAAGGTTATGGATATGGTGCTAGATGAGGAAGCGAGGGATAAGATTGATTTGCAGCCACATGAATTCAAACATGAAAGATGGTTTTTTGGATTCTCATCTGCAAAGTCTATCAGGTTCAAGAAAACACTGGCAGATTGGTGGGAGTCATATGGTGCCGATACCTTAGAGTTGCAAATATTTAGTATAAGGATATTGGGTTTGACTTGTAACTCTTCGGGATGTGAGCATAATTGGAGTGCTTTTGAAATGATATTCTATGGATTCTTTTTGTTTTCACCATGTGTTACCATActagaatttattttaatatatctatTAATTGTTTTTCATAGGTACACACAAAGAGAAGAAATCGGTTGCATCAAAAGAATATGAATGATTTAGTATTTGTGATGTATAATTTGAAGTTGAAAGATAAGAAGATTAGGAAGAAAGTTGATCTTCAAGTGGAGGACATTTCTTCCAATGATAAGTGGATTGCCGAAGAAGAGACAGAGAATACCACAACTTCAAGGCATAATTTTAACTCTCGTGCTCTTGGTCGTGGggatgatggtgatgaagaAGTTGGAGGTATTCAAATTGGCGATGAAAATGCAGAGAATATGCGCACACAAAAGCATGCCATAGTTGATGACTTGGAGCTTCCTACAAAAGATGAGTTTGATGCTTTGTATGATGATGTTGGTTACGATGAAGATTTGGATGAGATTTGATCTGTTTGTTCATTCTATGTTATGACTTATGttgttaactttttatttcgggagtttgagttatgatttggaccttaaatttcaaaaatttgtaACGATATCTTGTGCTTTTATGACTTATTGTTGGTTTGATGGTTTGTTGGTTTgtgatttttatttgaatatagggaaaaaaaacaaaaactccCCTTGTGATTTGTGGTCAGGACAAATCACATCATGTTATTTTGTTTGGGACAATTAACCCATTTTACTCTGTTAGACGTAGGGGTTATAGCGTaatctttttccattttcaattcTCAATCTTTaccattttaatcattttggtcctaaatctttttcttttatcattcatatcctcaacttttcattttggtcctataaagaaaaatcgaaGAGGGAGGGGGTTagggccgccaatcggcgaccctgACCCTGAATCAACCGGGCACCCCTCGGTGGAAGGGTCGGGGTGGCTGACTGGCAGCCCCGACCCCCtccctttcaatttttctttataggactaaaatgaaataaaataaaaagttgagaatatgaatgataaaagaaaaagatttatgatcaaattgattaaaatgttaaagattgaggactgaaaatgaaaaaaaaattaacgccgtAACCCCATGTCTAACGAAGTAAATCACGTGAGGCTAATTGtcccaaacaaaaaaacatgGTGCAATTTATCCCGATCTCAAGAAATAATGaaagtttttgtttttttcccttgaACAAACAATGATTGGGTTTTTTTGCTTAGAAAAGtatgatatatatgttatttttaaattacatGTAAAATGTTACGATTTACGATTCGATTTTATAATTTACGATTCTACTGTTCTCGATCGATTTTAGATAGAATCGCGATTTTGATTAGTGGAGAACAACGGACTATCGGATACCGGgttcagagaaaaaaaaaaaaaacacgcaCGCGCACAAAAGAAAGGGGGATCTCAGCCGGCTCTCCCCTTCCTCCGAGCCGAGCCCTGACACTGCTCTGCTCCTCTTTCTTCCTCCCTCTTCCAACCGCAGCCCCAGCCGCCGCCACCAGCGGCCGAGCCCCACAAGCTCGCTTCTCCACCTCAGCTCCACCACATcctccttcctcttcctcgtctctccctcttcctctcGGGCCAGCTTTCACGGTGGAGCTTCCTTGTCTGTGAGCTCCTCATCATCCGTCTTTCGGTCAGCCCCGGTCGAGTCCCTCACGGCTGTTTCACCTTCTCTGAGCCCTTCCCAAAGTGCTCAACCTCTCGGCCAGCCCACCATTGGGCTCTTCCCGGCGGCGTTCCATCCTCCCGGAGTTCACACGAAGGAAGACTTGGCCCTGGTTCCGACCTAGCTAAGGAGAAGGTATGCCCCCTAAACGATTGCTTCGTAGGCCCTCTGATGATGTGATGAGTTGGAAGTTCGTTTCGATTTCGAAATGGCACGAATATGGACTAATCACAAAGCCGGTGTTAAGGGGCGTTAATTGCAATGATATGGTCGAATTGGTGTTCGGGGATTTTGATGATTCGATGGTTGGTTTGATTGATTATTGGATGTTACGGTGACGATGGTTAAAATTTAAGTTGCAGCTCTCTGTCCACAACATATAGACTAAACTCTGATTCGGATATATCGCTAATCTTCGAAATTTTTAGCCTCAAATTTCCCTTGATGTGTGTGTAAATAATGAATATTTTGCTTTGAATATGTGCCTTAAGGTATCACAAGAAGGATGAAGAGCTAGCAGAACTCAAGCTCAGAGTAAGTGAGCTGATTAAAATCTTACAAGCCATGAGTAGATAAGATTGTCCGATACTGTTCTCGGTATGTTCGGAGACAAAACCAGAACTGATTCGCGCCTATGCTAGTCTATTCATATCAAAACCAAAACACTTTTATCCCTTTCCGTATTCTTTCCATATCCCGCTCTTACTTTGCTCTTTCAAGGACTGTTATGATCCATGATTATCCCCTAATATTTGAGGTATTTACGATGCCAATGCCTCCTATTCCATTCTCCATCTAAGCCCAGATGCTTCAGTCCTTGCCATGCTAGAGTCCTATGTCAAGTCTGCCATGCCTGCGCACTTGGCTTTGAAGCTCCAGAAACTTCTCATGCTCTCTTCTCGTCACTGCCTTATGTCGAAATTGGTCCACCACGGCCTGGTGTTccccaaaattttcattattgtTTTTAACTTAAGCAAAGCAGAAGTTTACAAAAAAAccaatgataaatttttttctgaaCATAATGTTATTCACTCAACCCAAGCTTTATGTGCAACTTAATGTCGAGAGAACTAAATAATACAAATATTGCTCTAAACCGGAAAATGATGACAATTCCTTTGCTTCGTGTATTATTgcttataattataaattaaattatcttGTCAAAATTGATATCTATGCTAAAGAACATTCTCTAAGCATCATCTCCCAATTTAGTTCGCATTTGGTACCTGTCGTAACATCGATGACAATGTAGTTGCAGCCGATGAAATCATGCTTAGCTTACGAATTGTTAGATATTTCAAATGGTTGGACGATGCAGTGGGTCACTGTAGTTTCCAGTTCCATTTTCATTAATAGAATCCCTATGGGCTTTCTGGGCCAACTCCTGGCATTGATGACGCTGGTCTCCcttgtcttttcttttttgcactTGCATTTGAAGCATTATCTAGTTTACTGACAATAGGTGAGCGACAGGGTAAATATAGGCAGGGTGAATATCggcaccaaaaaaaaataaaaatggaaaaaggtGAGCGACGGGGTAAATATCAGGCACTCAAATTTGTACAGGGAAAGCCATCATCAATATCGTTAAATCCCAACTTATCTTGGAGGGAATGTGTGCAGTAAAATTGAAAGAACACTCTTTTTCCTGATCTAGGCCAAATTATCCAATGTTGTATTATAAAAAAGGtccaaatttgaaaaaattgaatgaaGGGATTGTAAATTTGATTATGCAAGCGTTTGAAGGTTTGAAggtcttttttgttttttctttttttttggcttgcATATCCTGCTTTATCTTCTGCTTTACCTGCTGTGGGATAGCTCTGACTCAGGATACTTGGACAAGCAGTTTGTTATGCTATGCTCAGTTCAACGACATGttttgataataatattcatgaAATATGTTACATACTATTTTATGTGATGCTTATTCCTTGGATTACTCCTGGTACCCTTTTTCACTGATCCGCTGCGACACAAAATTGATATTTCGAGGATTGAAGTTTGAGCATTGCTTCCACTTATGTGCACATTGGACATGGGAACAATTTCACATCTCCATCCATTCCCCGTCTTTTATATTTGTGGAAGTCACAGGTACGATCATATTGCAGTGTCTATTCCATGCATTTTTCCAGTTTATTTCGCTTAACTTCATCAATTACTTGCAGAAAACCATGCTTGCCATCACGTGGATGGCTACAAACTGAAAATCTGACATCCAGGGACCGTACTGGCAAACTGAGAATTACGAGAGGGGCTCCTATTGCTGAACTTTCCGTGCCAAAGAGAGACATCAAACTCTTCGCCGTTCCAAATTCAGAAGATGGACACATCCCTGTCTCAACagtaaaagaagaaattaattCGAACCATGCTCCCATTAGTACAGAACTGGAGGCCTGGGTGAGCAAGTGGTCCCCTCCAAGGTACCTCTGGAGGGGACTGTCGGTCCTCGTCCTTGCTGGGCAGGTCATAATTAGAATTATAAAGGGCAAAGTCCACCGGAGAAACACCCTCCAACAGCTCGAACGCGTGGGCCCGAAGTCACTTGGTGTCTGTCTGTTAACCTCTGCATTTGTTGGGATGGCCTTCACGATACAGTTTGTTAGGGAATTCACCAGGTTGGGCTTGAACCGATCTGTTGGTGGGGTTCTTGCGCTAGCCTTCTCTCGGGAACTGAGCCCAGTGGTAACATCTATCGTTGTAGCAGGGCGAATAGGGAGTGCATTCGCAGCTGAACTGGGAACAATGCAGGTCTCAGAGCAAACTGACACACTCAGAGTCCTGGGTGCTGACCCAGTTGACTACTTAGTCACACCAAGGGTCATTGCGTCCTGTATCGCGTTACCATTTTTGACACTGATGTGCTTCACCGTTGGGCTGGCCTCGAGTGCTTTACTAGCTGATGGGGTTTATGGAATCAGCATTAATATTATCCTGGACTCTGCCCATAGGGCTCTTAAGTCATGGGATCTGATCAGCGCAATGATCAAGTCGCAGGTCTTCGGGGCAATCATATCGATAGTGAGCTGCGCATGGGGGGTGACTACGATCGGAGGGGCCAAGGGCGTAGGGGAGTCCACGACCTCTGCTGTGGTCATCTCTCTTGTTGGTATCTTCATTGCCGACTTTGCGCTCTCTTACTGTTTCTTCCAGGGGGCAGGGGACTCTCTGAAGAACTGTGTCTAATGAGAGTTCCCGTGTGGGTTCGTGTTCCTATTAGAAAAAGAGCCTGGGCATTGCGCATTGCGCGAGAAGACATTCCAGGTTCGATCGGTGTAGTTGTTACCGGTTGTGCTTGTACCTACCCCTTAAAACACGTGTCCTTATTATATTCGAGATTGGGAATCAAACATATCAAGATCCGAATGCACGTGACACTGTTTTTATctgtaaaataataaactcaagcagaaaaaaagaaaatggaaaaaaaaaaaacgaatgAGAAACTTTGTAATGAGAATGCAACTGATATTCACCAAGCACCTGCGAAAGAAAGCATCATGCCCACTATGTTTCTTGAACTCAGTTGACAATATTAATTGTACGAAAAtgaattgttgaaaaataGGTAAGTTCATTATTTGGTAGCCCGGGAATGCATGTAGGGTATAAGCTAAGAATAGAAATTTGTTGAGgactgaaataaaaaaaaaggccgtGAACAAGTTTTTTCGGTTGAAAATATGTCCTGCTGAATGTATATTATacttatttccttaattattacataagggtaaattacaccaAAAAACTCGAATTTTCTCAAATTAGCGAGGGAAAAAGTCCCTtggtaaaaaattttaaaataaaaaataaaaaaacctaCTAAGGGAATAATTCACTCGGCAAATTACCATTACCGAGGAAATTATTGAAGGATATGTTCCCAcggtaaaataaaaagtaaaaattttaaaaattaaagaaaattaccGAGGGAATTTTTCCCTTGGTAAATTATCGAAGA
Above is a window of Punica granatum isolate Tunisia-2019 chromosome 7, ASM765513v2, whole genome shotgun sequence DNA encoding:
- the LOC116213919 gene encoding protein TRIGALACTOSYLDIACYLGLYCEROL 1, chloroplastic codes for the protein MCTLDMGTISHLHPFPVFYICGSHRKPCLPSRGWLQTENLTSRDRTGKLRITRGAPIAELSVPKRDIKLFAVPNSEDGHIPVSTVKEEINSNHAPISTELEAWVSKWSPPRYLWRGLSVLVLAGQVIIRIIKGKVHRRNTLQQLERVGPKSLGVCLLTSAFVGMAFTIQFVREFTRLGLNRSVGGVLALAFSRELSPVVTSIVVAGRIGSAFAAELGTMQVSEQTDTLRVLGADPVDYLVTPRVIASCIALPFLTLMCFTVGLASSALLADGVYGISINIILDSAHRALKSWDLISAMIKSQVFGAIISIVSCAWGVTTIGGAKGVGESTTSAVVISLVGIFIADFALSYCFFQGAGDSLKNCV